The following coding sequences lie in one Vanacampus margaritifer isolate UIUO_Vmar chromosome 16, RoL_Vmar_1.0, whole genome shotgun sequence genomic window:
- the pls3 gene encoding plastin-3 isoform X3, protein MSAKISREELEEIRETFGKIDLDQDGYISYYELNELLKETGHPQPGYKVREIIEQLDRNNDNKISFEEYIAIVNQLKGSEVAKTFRKAINRKEGILAIGGMSELSSEGTQHSFSKEERFAFAKWINSALENDPDCRHVLPMEPDTDSLFKTVGDGILLCKMINKSVPDTIDERTINKKKLTPFTIQENLNLALNSASAIGCHVVNIGALDLKAGKPHLVLGLLWQIIKIGLFADIELSRNEALAALLREGETLEDLMKLSPEELLLRWANFHLENAGWQKINNFSSDIKDSRAYFHLLNQIAPKGTEEGQQAIDINMMGFSERDDMKRAEAMLTQADQLHCRQFVTPADVVSGNPKLNLAFVANLFNKYPALKKPENQDIDWNLLEGETREERTFRNWMNSLGVNPTVNHLYVDLQDAIVILQLYEKIKVDVDWNNKVNRPPYPKLGTNMKKLENCNYAVDLGKTAKFSLVGIGGQDLNDGNATLTLALVWQLMRRYTLNVLEELGDGQKVNDDVIVGWVNKTLVKAGKRTKITSFKDKEISNSLAVLELIDAIQPGSVNFDLVKTGHLSDVDKLENAKYAVSMARKIGARVYALPEDLVEVKPKMVMTVFACLMGRGMNQV, encoded by the exons ATGTCTGCAAAGATATCAAGAGAGGAACTAGAGGAAATACGGGAGACGTTTGGAAAGATTG ATCTGGACCAAGATGGCTACATTAGTTATTATGAACTCAATGAACTCCTTAAAGAGACTGGCCACCCGCAGCCAGGTTACAAGGTCCGAGAGATCATCGAGCAGCTCGATCGCAACAACGACAATAAGATCAGCTTCGAAGAGTACATTGCG ATTGTCAACCAGCTGAAGGGCAGCGAAGTAGCGAAAACCTTCCGCAAAGCCATCAACAGAAAAGAAGGCATCCTCGCCATTGGGGGCATGTCGGAACTTTCAAGTGAAGGAACGCAACACTCGTTCTCTA AGGAGGAACGATTCGCTTTTGCAAAGTGGATCAACAGCGCGCTGGAAAATGACCCCGACTGTCGCCACGTCCTGCCCATGGAACCCGACACAGACTCGCTGTTCAAAACTGTAGGCGACGGTATCTTACTCTG CAAAATGATCAACAAATCGGTGCCAGATACCATTGACGAGAGGACCATAAACAAGAAGAAGCTCACACCCTTTACAATACAA GAGAATCTGAACTTGGCGCTGAACTCCGCCTCGGCCATCGGCTGCCACGTCGTCAACATCGGCGCTTTAGACTTGAAGGCGGGGAAACCCCACCTGGTGCTGGGCCTGCTGTGGCAGATCATTAAGATCGGTTTGTTCGCCGACATCGAGCTCAGCAGAAATGAAG CTTTGGCGGCGCTGCTGAGGGAGGGCGAGACCCTGGAAGACTTGATGAAGTTGTCCCCCGAAGAGCTGCTGCTCCGCTGGGCCAACTTCCATTTGGAGAACGCCGGCTGGCAGAAGATCAACAACTTCAGCTCTGACATCAAG GACTCCCGTGCCTACTTCCACCTCCTGAACCAGATCGCTCCGAAGGGTACCGAGGAAGGCCAGCAGGCCATCGACATCAACATGATGGGCTTCAGC GAGAGAGACGACATGAAGAGGGCGGAAGCTATGCTGACGCAGGCCGACCAGCTCCACTGTAGACAGTTCGTCACCCCGGCTGACGTAGTCAGCGGCAATCCCAAACTTAATCTGGCCTTTGTGGCCAATCTGTTTAATAAATACCCTGCTCTGAAGAAACCCGAGAACCAGGACATCGACTGGAACCTTCTGGAAG GTGAAACACGTGAGGAGCGTACGTTCCGAAACTGGATGAACTCCCTGGGCGTGAACCCAACCGTCAATCATCTCTACGT CGACCTGCAAGACGCCATCGTCATCCTGCAGCTGTACGAGAAGATTAAAGTAGATGTTGACTGGAACAACAAAGTCAACAGGCCTCCATACCCAAAGCTGGGAACCAACATGAAGAAG TTGGAGAATTGTAACTACGCCGTGGACCTCGGCAAAACCGCCAAGTTCTCCCTGGTGGGCATCGGCGGGCAGGACTTGAACGACGGCAACGCTACGCTGACCCTGGCGCTGGTGTGGCAGCTCATGAGAAG GTACACTCTTAACGTACTGGAGGAACTCGGTGACGGACAGAAGGTCAACGATGATGTCATTGTCGGCTGGGTCAACAAGACATTAGTAAAAGCTGGAAAGAGGACCAAGATTACAAGCTTTAAG GACAAAGAGATCAGCAACAGTTTGGCAGTACTGGAGCTGATCGACGCGATCCAGCCAGGTAGCGTCAATTTTGACCTGGTGAAAACAGGACACCTCTCTGACGTTGACAAGCTGGAGAATGCCAA ATACGCCGTTTCCATGGCGAGAAAGATCGGCGCACGTGTCTACGCCCTCCCCGAGGACCTTGTGGAGGTCAAGCCCAAAATGGTGATGACTGTCTTTGCGTGCCTGATGGGTCGAGGGATGAACCAAGTCTAA
- the pls3 gene encoding plastin-3 isoform X1: MSAFPAAKKSELVKIPSPPQHPSFTTSPAGGDATAGRDKNSNSRLLCTRRGGDCTASWPLFGISGEPSSHLLLTDQPQVNHINMSAKISREELEEIRETFGKIDLDQDGYISYYELNELLKETGHPQPGYKVREIIEQLDRNNDNKISFEEYIAIVNQLKGSEVAKTFRKAINRKEGILAIGGMSELSSEGTQHSFSKEERFAFAKWINSALENDPDCRHVLPMEPDTDSLFKTVGDGILLCKMINKSVPDTIDERTINKKKLTPFTIQENLNLALNSASAIGCHVVNIGALDLKAGKPHLVLGLLWQIIKIGLFADIELSRNEALAALLREGETLEDLMKLSPEELLLRWANFHLENAGWQKINNFSSDIKDSRAYFHLLNQIAPKGTEEGQQAIDINMMGFSERDDMKRAEAMLTQADQLHCRQFVTPADVVSGNPKLNLAFVANLFNKYPALKKPENQDIDWNLLEGETREERTFRNWMNSLGVNPTVNHLYVDLQDAIVILQLYEKIKVDVDWNNKVNRPPYPKLGTNMKKLENCNYAVDLGKTAKFSLVGIGGQDLNDGNATLTLALVWQLMRRYTLNVLEELGDGQKVNDDVIVGWVNKTLVKAGKRTKITSFKDKEISNSLAVLELIDAIQPGSVNFDLVKTGHLSDVDKLENAKYAVSMARKIGARVYALPEDLVEVKPKMVMTVFACLMGRGMNQV, from the exons ATGTCGGCCTTTCCTGCAGCGAAAAAGAGCGAGTTGGTAAAAATCCCATCGCCGCCACAGCATCCTTCATTCACCACCAGTCCGGCGGGCGGTGACGCCACAGCAGGGCGGGACAAGAATTCCAACTCCCGACTACTTTGCACTCGACGTGGAGGAGACTGCACTGCGAGCTGGCCGCTGTTTGGAATTTCAGGCGAACCGAGC TCCCACCTTTTGCTGACTGACCAGCCTCAGGTCAATCACATCAACATGTCTGCAAAGATATCAAGAGAGGAACTAGAGGAAATACGGGAGACGTTTGGAAAGATTG ATCTGGACCAAGATGGCTACATTAGTTATTATGAACTCAATGAACTCCTTAAAGAGACTGGCCACCCGCAGCCAGGTTACAAGGTCCGAGAGATCATCGAGCAGCTCGATCGCAACAACGACAATAAGATCAGCTTCGAAGAGTACATTGCG ATTGTCAACCAGCTGAAGGGCAGCGAAGTAGCGAAAACCTTCCGCAAAGCCATCAACAGAAAAGAAGGCATCCTCGCCATTGGGGGCATGTCGGAACTTTCAAGTGAAGGAACGCAACACTCGTTCTCTA AGGAGGAACGATTCGCTTTTGCAAAGTGGATCAACAGCGCGCTGGAAAATGACCCCGACTGTCGCCACGTCCTGCCCATGGAACCCGACACAGACTCGCTGTTCAAAACTGTAGGCGACGGTATCTTACTCTG CAAAATGATCAACAAATCGGTGCCAGATACCATTGACGAGAGGACCATAAACAAGAAGAAGCTCACACCCTTTACAATACAA GAGAATCTGAACTTGGCGCTGAACTCCGCCTCGGCCATCGGCTGCCACGTCGTCAACATCGGCGCTTTAGACTTGAAGGCGGGGAAACCCCACCTGGTGCTGGGCCTGCTGTGGCAGATCATTAAGATCGGTTTGTTCGCCGACATCGAGCTCAGCAGAAATGAAG CTTTGGCGGCGCTGCTGAGGGAGGGCGAGACCCTGGAAGACTTGATGAAGTTGTCCCCCGAAGAGCTGCTGCTCCGCTGGGCCAACTTCCATTTGGAGAACGCCGGCTGGCAGAAGATCAACAACTTCAGCTCTGACATCAAG GACTCCCGTGCCTACTTCCACCTCCTGAACCAGATCGCTCCGAAGGGTACCGAGGAAGGCCAGCAGGCCATCGACATCAACATGATGGGCTTCAGC GAGAGAGACGACATGAAGAGGGCGGAAGCTATGCTGACGCAGGCCGACCAGCTCCACTGTAGACAGTTCGTCACCCCGGCTGACGTAGTCAGCGGCAATCCCAAACTTAATCTGGCCTTTGTGGCCAATCTGTTTAATAAATACCCTGCTCTGAAGAAACCCGAGAACCAGGACATCGACTGGAACCTTCTGGAAG GTGAAACACGTGAGGAGCGTACGTTCCGAAACTGGATGAACTCCCTGGGCGTGAACCCAACCGTCAATCATCTCTACGT CGACCTGCAAGACGCCATCGTCATCCTGCAGCTGTACGAGAAGATTAAAGTAGATGTTGACTGGAACAACAAAGTCAACAGGCCTCCATACCCAAAGCTGGGAACCAACATGAAGAAG TTGGAGAATTGTAACTACGCCGTGGACCTCGGCAAAACCGCCAAGTTCTCCCTGGTGGGCATCGGCGGGCAGGACTTGAACGACGGCAACGCTACGCTGACCCTGGCGCTGGTGTGGCAGCTCATGAGAAG GTACACTCTTAACGTACTGGAGGAACTCGGTGACGGACAGAAGGTCAACGATGATGTCATTGTCGGCTGGGTCAACAAGACATTAGTAAAAGCTGGAAAGAGGACCAAGATTACAAGCTTTAAG GACAAAGAGATCAGCAACAGTTTGGCAGTACTGGAGCTGATCGACGCGATCCAGCCAGGTAGCGTCAATTTTGACCTGGTGAAAACAGGACACCTCTCTGACGTTGACAAGCTGGAGAATGCCAA ATACGCCGTTTCCATGGCGAGAAAGATCGGCGCACGTGTCTACGCCCTCCCCGAGGACCTTGTGGAGGTCAAGCCCAAAATGGTGATGACTGTCTTTGCGTGCCTGATGGGTCGAGGGATGAACCAAGTCTAA
- the pls3 gene encoding plastin-3 isoform X2 — MYAFHVSIFLDRHVPARKRWISSHLLLTDQPQVNHINMSAKISREELEEIRETFGKIDLDQDGYISYYELNELLKETGHPQPGYKVREIIEQLDRNNDNKISFEEYIAIVNQLKGSEVAKTFRKAINRKEGILAIGGMSELSSEGTQHSFSKEERFAFAKWINSALENDPDCRHVLPMEPDTDSLFKTVGDGILLCKMINKSVPDTIDERTINKKKLTPFTIQENLNLALNSASAIGCHVVNIGALDLKAGKPHLVLGLLWQIIKIGLFADIELSRNEALAALLREGETLEDLMKLSPEELLLRWANFHLENAGWQKINNFSSDIKDSRAYFHLLNQIAPKGTEEGQQAIDINMMGFSERDDMKRAEAMLTQADQLHCRQFVTPADVVSGNPKLNLAFVANLFNKYPALKKPENQDIDWNLLEGETREERTFRNWMNSLGVNPTVNHLYVDLQDAIVILQLYEKIKVDVDWNNKVNRPPYPKLGTNMKKLENCNYAVDLGKTAKFSLVGIGGQDLNDGNATLTLALVWQLMRRYTLNVLEELGDGQKVNDDVIVGWVNKTLVKAGKRTKITSFKDKEISNSLAVLELIDAIQPGSVNFDLVKTGHLSDVDKLENAKYAVSMARKIGARVYALPEDLVEVKPKMVMTVFACLMGRGMNQV, encoded by the exons ATGTACGCCTTTCATGTGTCCATCTTCCTCGATCGTCACGTCCCGGCGAGGAAGCGCTGGATTAGT TCCCACCTTTTGCTGACTGACCAGCCTCAGGTCAATCACATCAACATGTCTGCAAAGATATCAAGAGAGGAACTAGAGGAAATACGGGAGACGTTTGGAAAGATTG ATCTGGACCAAGATGGCTACATTAGTTATTATGAACTCAATGAACTCCTTAAAGAGACTGGCCACCCGCAGCCAGGTTACAAGGTCCGAGAGATCATCGAGCAGCTCGATCGCAACAACGACAATAAGATCAGCTTCGAAGAGTACATTGCG ATTGTCAACCAGCTGAAGGGCAGCGAAGTAGCGAAAACCTTCCGCAAAGCCATCAACAGAAAAGAAGGCATCCTCGCCATTGGGGGCATGTCGGAACTTTCAAGTGAAGGAACGCAACACTCGTTCTCTA AGGAGGAACGATTCGCTTTTGCAAAGTGGATCAACAGCGCGCTGGAAAATGACCCCGACTGTCGCCACGTCCTGCCCATGGAACCCGACACAGACTCGCTGTTCAAAACTGTAGGCGACGGTATCTTACTCTG CAAAATGATCAACAAATCGGTGCCAGATACCATTGACGAGAGGACCATAAACAAGAAGAAGCTCACACCCTTTACAATACAA GAGAATCTGAACTTGGCGCTGAACTCCGCCTCGGCCATCGGCTGCCACGTCGTCAACATCGGCGCTTTAGACTTGAAGGCGGGGAAACCCCACCTGGTGCTGGGCCTGCTGTGGCAGATCATTAAGATCGGTTTGTTCGCCGACATCGAGCTCAGCAGAAATGAAG CTTTGGCGGCGCTGCTGAGGGAGGGCGAGACCCTGGAAGACTTGATGAAGTTGTCCCCCGAAGAGCTGCTGCTCCGCTGGGCCAACTTCCATTTGGAGAACGCCGGCTGGCAGAAGATCAACAACTTCAGCTCTGACATCAAG GACTCCCGTGCCTACTTCCACCTCCTGAACCAGATCGCTCCGAAGGGTACCGAGGAAGGCCAGCAGGCCATCGACATCAACATGATGGGCTTCAGC GAGAGAGACGACATGAAGAGGGCGGAAGCTATGCTGACGCAGGCCGACCAGCTCCACTGTAGACAGTTCGTCACCCCGGCTGACGTAGTCAGCGGCAATCCCAAACTTAATCTGGCCTTTGTGGCCAATCTGTTTAATAAATACCCTGCTCTGAAGAAACCCGAGAACCAGGACATCGACTGGAACCTTCTGGAAG GTGAAACACGTGAGGAGCGTACGTTCCGAAACTGGATGAACTCCCTGGGCGTGAACCCAACCGTCAATCATCTCTACGT CGACCTGCAAGACGCCATCGTCATCCTGCAGCTGTACGAGAAGATTAAAGTAGATGTTGACTGGAACAACAAAGTCAACAGGCCTCCATACCCAAAGCTGGGAACCAACATGAAGAAG TTGGAGAATTGTAACTACGCCGTGGACCTCGGCAAAACCGCCAAGTTCTCCCTGGTGGGCATCGGCGGGCAGGACTTGAACGACGGCAACGCTACGCTGACCCTGGCGCTGGTGTGGCAGCTCATGAGAAG GTACACTCTTAACGTACTGGAGGAACTCGGTGACGGACAGAAGGTCAACGATGATGTCATTGTCGGCTGGGTCAACAAGACATTAGTAAAAGCTGGAAAGAGGACCAAGATTACAAGCTTTAAG GACAAAGAGATCAGCAACAGTTTGGCAGTACTGGAGCTGATCGACGCGATCCAGCCAGGTAGCGTCAATTTTGACCTGGTGAAAACAGGACACCTCTCTGACGTTGACAAGCTGGAGAATGCCAA ATACGCCGTTTCCATGGCGAGAAAGATCGGCGCACGTGTCTACGCCCTCCCCGAGGACCTTGTGGAGGTCAAGCCCAAAATGGTGATGACTGTCTTTGCGTGCCTGATGGGTCGAGGGATGAACCAAGTCTAA